A single window of Porphyrobacter sp. YT40 DNA harbors:
- the ligA gene encoding protocatechuate 4,5-dioxygenase subunit alpha, with amino-acid sequence MTGRTRDIHAYLAEFDDIPGTRVYTAKRARQGYWMNQFAMSLMKAENRERWKADERAYIDEWPMTEDQKQAVLDRDYNRCLDLGGNIYFLAKVFSTDGLSFLQAVGTMTGMSPQDYQAMMIAGGRSPEGVRSIREKR; translated from the coding sequence GTGACTGGTCGAACAAGGGATATTCACGCCTATTTGGCCGAGTTCGACGATATCCCCGGCACGCGGGTCTATACGGCAAAACGTGCCCGGCAGGGCTATTGGATGAACCAGTTCGCGATGAGCCTGATGAAAGCCGAAAACCGTGAGCGCTGGAAAGCCGATGAGCGTGCCTATATCGATGAATGGCCGATGACCGAGGATCAGAAGCAGGCCGTTCTGGATCGGGACTATAATCGCTGCCTCGATCTCGGCGGCAATATCTATTTTCTGGCCAAGGTCTTCTCGACGGATGGGCTCAGCTTCCTACAGGCCGTCGGCACGATGACCGGCATGAGCCCCCAGGACTATCAGGCGATGATGATTGCCGGCGGCCGCTCGCCTGAAGGCGTCCGCTCGATTCGGGAGAAAAGGTGA
- a CDS encoding class III extradiol dioxygenase subunit beta has product MARISAGVATSHIPAIGATIDNGKTGEPYWAPVFAGYDWSKQWIAEEKPDVVIIVYNDHASAFDMRIIPTFAIGCADRYGICDEGWGPRPVPEVIGHADLAWHIAQSLILDEFDMTIINEMDVDHGLTVPLSLMFGQPEAWPVKVIPIAVNVVTYPPPSGNRCWQLGEAIARAVASFPEDLNVQVWGTGGMSHQLQGPRAGLINAEWDNRFLDLMSTNDGETLRTIPHIEYLRETGSEGIEMVMWLIMRGALGRMVKPLHRHYHVPASNTAVGHLILRPAESSSSEV; this is encoded by the coding sequence ATGGCCCGCATTTCCGCCGGCGTCGCGACAAGCCATATTCCCGCGATCGGCGCCACGATCGACAACGGCAAGACGGGCGAGCCTTATTGGGCGCCGGTATTTGCCGGCTATGACTGGTCGAAGCAATGGATCGCCGAAGAAAAGCCCGACGTAGTCATCATTGTCTACAATGACCATGCGTCGGCTTTCGACATGCGGATAATCCCCACTTTCGCGATCGGCTGCGCCGATCGCTACGGTATTTGTGATGAAGGCTGGGGACCGCGGCCGGTGCCGGAGGTGATCGGGCATGCAGACCTTGCTTGGCACATTGCGCAAAGCCTGATCCTGGACGAGTTCGACATGACCATCATCAACGAGATGGACGTCGACCACGGCTTGACCGTTCCGCTCAGTCTCATGTTCGGTCAGCCCGAGGCCTGGCCGGTAAAGGTCATTCCGATTGCCGTGAATGTGGTCACATATCCGCCGCCATCGGGCAACCGGTGCTGGCAATTGGGCGAGGCGATCGCGCGGGCAGTGGCGAGCTTCCCCGAAGATCTCAACGTGCAGGTCTGGGGTACGGGTGGTATGAGCCACCAGTTGCAGGGGCCTCGAGCGGGCCTGATCAATGCGGAATGGGACAACCGCTTCCTCGATTTGATGAGCACAAATGACGGGGAGACGCTTCGTACCATTCCCCATATCGAATATCTGCGCGAGACGGGCTCCGAAGGCATCGAAATGGTGATGTGGCTCATCATGCGCGGGGCGCTGGGCCGCATGGTCAAGCCATTGCATCGGCACTATCACGTCCCGGCGTCCAATACCGCGGTCGGACATCTCATATTGAGGCCGGCTGAGAGTTCGTCATCGGAGGTCTAG